The Streptomyces sp. V4I8 genome includes the window CTGACTGACGACAAGCCCCCGCCACAGCGGCGGGGCGGTCCGGGCGGACGCCGAGTCCTGCCGCCGCCCGGATGACCGGTCGACAGGAGTGGATCGGCAGGAGTGGAGGACCCGAGCAAGACGGGTCGCCGGAGCGGACGTTCGTTCGATCCGAGCAGCCCTTGGGGTGAAGCCGCGGCAACGCGGCCGGGCAACTTCGCCAGCCCGAATCCGACAGGTCATCCTTCACAGGCGGCTGACGAAGGGTTGCGCATGACTGCGCTCAATCGTGTCCCGTCGCTCATGGCCCGGGCCGGTACGGCCTCGGCGCTCACCATCGCCGCAGTGGGCGGCTCGATAGTGGCGCCCGGCTTCGCCTCCGAGGCGGAGGCCGCCACGCCGGCGACGAAGGCACTCCAGGTCGCGGCCTCCAAGAAGGGCTCCCCGTACAAGTGGGGCGCCACCGGGCCCCACCGGTTCGACTGCTCCGGGCTCACGCTGTACTCGTTCAAGAAGGCGGGCAAGAAGCTGCCCCGTACGGCGGCCCAGCAGTACAACAAGACCCGCCACATCTCCGCCTCGAATCGCAAGGCCGGAGACCTGGTGTTCTTCCACTCGGGCTCGAACGTCTACCACGTCGGCATCTACGCCGGGAAGGGAAAGATCTGGCACTCCCCGAAGAGCGGCGACGTCGTGAGGCTGCAGAAGATCTGGACCAGGAGCGTCTGGTACGGCCGGGTCAAGTGACCTTCCCGGGGGCGGTGGCGGCGGCCTGACATGTCGTCACCGCCCTCGGGCTCGTCAGAGGGCGTACAGCGGCCCGGCGAGGAGTGCCACGCCGAAGGCCGTCAGCGCGGCGCCGGTGACGGTCGTGACGGCCCGGGCGGCCCGCGGGCGGCGCAGCCACCTGCCGAGCCGGTCCACCAGCAGGGCGACCACCTGGAACCACACTAGGGCGATCGCGAGCACGATCAGGGCGAGCAGCAGGGTCCGGGGCAGCGCCGGAGCGCCCGCGGGCACGAACTGGGGCAGGACGCTGAGGAAGGTGAGGGACGCCTTCGGGTTGAGGGCGTTGGTCACGAAGCCCTGCCGCAGCGGTCGCGCGGTGGAGTCCTCGCGCGCGTCCATGACTTCGGCGCGCCGCTGCCGCAGCGTCTGGACGCCCAGATACAGCACATAGACACCGCCGACCACTTGGAGCGCGCGGAACAACGCCGGTACGGCGGCCAGGACCGCGGCGACCCCCACCACCGCCAGCGTCACATGCACCAGCAGCCCGGCCCCGATCCCGAGCGCGCAGGCGATGCCGGCCCGGCGGGAGACGAGGGCGTTGCGTACGACGACGGTGAAGTCGGCCCCGGGCATGGCGACCAGGCCGGCGGAAACCCCGGTGAAGGCGATGAGCTGTGCGTCCATGCCTGTCAGCCTGCCGCGCGGGAGCCTTCAG containing:
- a CDS encoding LysE family translocator, which encodes MDAQLIAFTGVSAGLVAMPGADFTVVVRNALVSRRAGIACALGIGAGLLVHVTLAVVGVAAVLAAVPALFRALQVVGGVYVLYLGVQTLRQRRAEVMDAREDSTARPLRQGFVTNALNPKASLTFLSVLPQFVPAGAPALPRTLLLALIVLAIALVWFQVVALLVDRLGRWLRRPRAARAVTTVTGAALTAFGVALLAGPLYAL
- a CDS encoding C40 family peptidase codes for the protein MTALNRVPSLMARAGTASALTIAAVGGSIVAPGFASEAEAATPATKALQVAASKKGSPYKWGATGPHRFDCSGLTLYSFKKAGKKLPRTAAQQYNKTRHISASNRKAGDLVFFHSGSNVYHVGIYAGKGKIWHSPKSGDVVRLQKIWTRSVWYGRVK